In the Candidatus Electrothrix rattekaaiensis genome, one interval contains:
- a CDS encoding glycosyltransferase family 2 protein — translation MKLSIVIPIYNEEENINLLYDELKGVLKTIEHEHEIIFVDDGSSDASLSLLEKIQQQDKTVVVVSFRRNFGQTAAMSAGFDYATGDVIVTMDGDMQNDPHDIPIFLKKMEEGYELVSGWRHDRQDPFLNRRLPSMIANKIISVVTGVHLHDYGCTLKTFRKEITQGIRLYGEMHRFIPAIASGVGGKITEVKANHRPRRFGTSKYGISRTLRVVLDLMTVKFLLSYATRPIHVFGTLGLVSGGLGFLIALIMTVQRMFFDVPMGNRPLLLLAILLILMGMQFIYMGLLGELQVRTYHESQKKPIYVVRRVLGRQDQEEQAG, via the coding sequence GTGAAATTATCTATTGTTATCCCCATCTATAACGAAGAAGAAAATATCAACCTCCTCTACGACGAGTTAAAAGGTGTACTCAAAACCATAGAGCATGAGCACGAGATCATCTTTGTAGATGATGGTTCAAGCGACGCAAGTTTGTCCCTGCTGGAAAAAATACAGCAGCAGGATAAAACCGTCGTGGTGGTTTCCTTTCGCCGCAACTTCGGCCAGACTGCGGCCATGTCTGCGGGTTTTGACTACGCCACCGGTGATGTGATCGTCACCATGGACGGGGATATGCAGAACGATCCCCATGATATCCCCATATTCCTGAAAAAAATGGAAGAGGGATATGAGCTAGTCAGCGGCTGGCGTCATGATCGCCAAGACCCTTTTCTTAATCGTCGCTTGCCCTCGATGATCGCCAACAAGATTATCTCCGTGGTCACAGGCGTCCATCTGCACGACTACGGATGCACTCTGAAAACCTTTAGAAAAGAGATCACCCAGGGGATTCGGCTCTACGGAGAAATGCACCGCTTTATTCCGGCCATTGCCAGCGGTGTGGGCGGTAAAATTACCGAGGTTAAGGCAAATCACCGTCCCAGGCGTTTCGGCACCTCAAAGTACGGCATTTCCAGAACCCTCCGTGTCGTTCTTGACTTGATGACCGTCAAATTCCTGCTCAGTTATGCAACCCGACCTATTCACGTTTTCGGTACACTTGGCCTTGTCAGTGGTGGTTTAGGTTTTCTTATCGCCCTAATAATGACTGTTCAGCGGATGTTTTTTGACGTTCCAATGGGCAATAGACCTCTCCTCCTCTTGGCGATCTTGTTAATCCTCATGGGCATGCAGTTTATTTACATGGGCCTGCTGGGCGAGCTTCAGGTCAGAACCTACCATGAATCGCAAAAAAAACCGATTTATGTGGTACGTAGGGTGCTCGGTCGCCAAGATCAGGAAGAGCAAGCCGGTTGA
- a CDS encoding glycosyltransferase family 2 protein — translation MKNDRTPAVNIVIPNWNGLRFLPACLSSIEQQQQDVVALEVTVVDNGSHDGSLEYLRENHPQVQIIVLPENRGFSAAVNQGILSSTAPFVFLLNNDTELDSTCLSQLMQVAEEQKEFDFFSPKMLSFHERTILDGAGDGYLRGGAGYRLGTMELDDPAYNQAGPIFGACAGAVLYRRSLFDHIGLFDEDFFAYLEDVDLNLRINHSGRKGYYVPTAKVYHIGSASSGSKINPFTIRLSTRNSFYVLLKNYPTRLFLRLLPVILIYQFFWLFFVMKKGQVPAYLQGMGQTVVGMRGMRRKRKETEKYDVLNNEEFAACLSLAEKAVLESIMRRRRAEGKKNWLLDLYRVFFCRN, via the coding sequence ATGAAGAATGACCGGACCCCGGCGGTCAATATTGTTATTCCGAACTGGAACGGCCTGCGCTTCCTGCCCGCCTGTTTGTCTTCAATAGAGCAGCAGCAACAGGACGTTGTTGCTCTGGAAGTTACTGTTGTTGATAATGGGTCTCATGATGGCTCTCTGGAATATTTACGCGAGAATCATCCGCAGGTTCAAATCATCGTGTTGCCAGAAAATAGAGGTTTCAGTGCGGCAGTGAATCAGGGTATCCTGAGCAGCACCGCTCCTTTTGTTTTTTTGCTGAATAATGATACGGAGTTGGACTCGACCTGTTTGTCTCAGCTGATGCAGGTGGCAGAAGAACAAAAAGAATTTGATTTTTTTTCGCCCAAAATGCTCAGTTTCCATGAACGTACAATATTGGATGGGGCAGGGGACGGGTATCTGCGCGGTGGGGCAGGGTATCGTTTAGGGACAATGGAACTGGATGATCCGGCGTATAACCAAGCAGGCCCCATTTTTGGTGCCTGTGCTGGTGCTGTTTTGTATCGACGCTCGCTGTTTGATCACATAGGCCTGTTTGACGAAGACTTTTTTGCCTACCTTGAAGATGTTGACCTGAATCTGCGTATCAATCATTCAGGTAGAAAAGGGTATTACGTACCAACGGCCAAGGTTTATCATATTGGCAGTGCCTCCAGCGGTTCCAAGATCAACCCCTTTACGATTCGCCTCTCTACCCGTAATTCTTTCTATGTGCTGCTGAAAAATTATCCGACGCGCCTTTTTTTACGCCTTTTGCCAGTTATTTTGATTTACCAGTTTTTCTGGCTGTTTTTTGTTATGAAGAAGGGGCAGGTTCCGGCCTATTTGCAAGGGATGGGGCAAACTGTAGTCGGCATGAGGGGAATGCGAAGAAAACGCAAGGAAACAGAAAAATATGATGTTTTGAATAACGAGGAATTTGCTGCTTGCTTATCTCTAGCAGAAAAAGCAGTTTTGGAGTCCATTATGCGGAGACGAAGGGCAGAAGGAAAGAAGAATTGGTTACTGGACCTCTATCGAGTTTTTTTTTGCAGGAATTAA
- a CDS encoding glycosyltransferase family 2 protein, which yields MSEIAVIIVTHNSQDVLPRCLDALSQQTIPTDIILVDSGSKDISYLDTYRKKPGIRIILGENIGFSRANNRGYRAVSQAADFILFLNPDAFLTENTLEKSISFLQENEKIGCVGARLLGFNKNSGLPTNLLDSTGVFRKWYGCWYDRSQGEKDRGQYPIPEDVPALCGAFLFCRQFMLDQLALGQGQSNGTAIFDPDFFLYKEDIELCLRIKKAGWRIVYHPEIQVYHCRGWQKKRQQIAYQQRLTAAKSELLLYKKHPSLYIVWAWSKYLLVRWLKI from the coding sequence ATGTCTGAAATTGCCGTCATCATTGTCACCCACAACTCTCAAGATGTTCTGCCTCGTTGTTTGGATGCTCTTAGCCAGCAAACGATCCCGACTGATATTATCTTGGTAGATTCTGGTTCCAAGGATATTTCATATCTGGATACCTACAGGAAGAAGCCCGGAATCAGGATTATTCTTGGGGAAAATATAGGATTTAGCCGAGCTAATAATAGAGGTTATCGAGCGGTCTCTCAGGCAGCAGACTTTATCCTTTTTCTCAATCCAGACGCTTTTCTCACAGAAAATACCCTTGAAAAATCTATCTCCTTTCTTCAAGAAAACGAAAAAATAGGATGCGTGGGTGCTAGGCTGCTGGGTTTTAACAAAAACAGCGGGCTTCCCACAAATCTTCTCGATTCCACAGGGGTCTTCAGAAAATGGTATGGTTGCTGGTATGATCGAAGTCAGGGAGAAAAGGATAGAGGGCAATATCCGATCCCGGAAGATGTCCCGGCCCTTTGCGGGGCCTTTCTTTTTTGTCGTCAGTTTATGCTGGATCAGCTTGCATTAGGCCAAGGCCAGAGCAACGGTACCGCAATATTTGACCCAGATTTTTTTTTATATAAGGAAGATATTGAACTTTGCCTCCGGATCAAAAAGGCGGGCTGGAGGATTGTTTACCATCCAGAAATACAGGTTTACCATTGCAGAGGATGGCAGAAAAAGCGACAGCAGATTGCCTATCAGCAGCGATTGACAGCGGCAAAAAGTGAACTGCTGCTGTACAAAAAGCATCCTTCTTTGTATATAGTCTGGGCTTGGTCCAAGTATCTGCTGGTACGATGGCTAAAAATATAG
- a CDS encoding glycosyltransferase family 2 protein, with the protein MNKTPTVSLIIPTLNGECWLDDLLSALEQQTLVPDEILLIDSGSTDGTLAIAKRYMSKHSFVRLHEIKQEDFDHGGTRTMAARKTAGDILLFMTQDAVPSDNKAVELLVRSFGSNEKIAAAYGRQLPAQDASFFSEHLRRFNYPDKPQLRCQQDWEFYGFKTVFISNSFAAWRRDLLEEQRYFPEHLLFGEDTVTLAKMLKKGYYVSYVSEAAVRHSHNYSITQDFKRYFDIGVLHETQAKHLLRNGGPAGAGRKYVLSELAMIAERKKYYLLPEAFLRNLCKFIAYKAGRRFNMLPGHCPARFSMNPGWWH; encoded by the coding sequence ATGAATAAAACTCCGACTGTCTCGTTAATCATACCAACCTTGAATGGTGAGTGCTGGCTTGATGACCTGCTCTCCGCCTTAGAACAACAGACTCTTGTACCTGACGAAATCCTACTGATTGATTCGGGGTCGACCGATGGTACTCTAGCCATCGCAAAACGGTATATGAGCAAGCATTCCTTTGTTCGCCTTCATGAAATTAAGCAAGAAGACTTTGATCATGGAGGAACTCGCACAATGGCGGCTCGGAAGACAGCTGGGGATATCTTGTTGTTCATGACTCAGGATGCTGTTCCATCGGATAACAAGGCAGTTGAGCTGCTGGTCCGTTCATTCGGGAGCAATGAAAAGATTGCCGCTGCCTACGGGAGACAACTTCCTGCACAAGATGCGAGTTTTTTCAGTGAACACCTGCGCCGTTTTAATTATCCGGATAAACCACAATTACGCTGCCAGCAGGATTGGGAATTCTACGGTTTTAAGACTGTTTTTATTTCCAATTCGTTTGCTGCTTGGCGCCGTGACCTACTGGAGGAACAGAGGTATTTCCCTGAACACTTACTTTTTGGAGAGGATACTGTAACACTGGCAAAAATGCTCAAAAAAGGATATTATGTATCCTATGTGAGTGAGGCTGCTGTACGTCATTCTCATAATTATTCAATCACTCAGGATTTCAAAAGATATTTTGATATTGGAGTCCTACATGAGACACAGGCAAAGCACCTTTTGCGAAACGGAGGGCCTGCCGGAGCTGGCAGAAAGTATGTCCTGTCGGAATTGGCTATGATAGCCGAGAGAAAAAAATATTATTTGCTTCCAGAAGCTTTTCTTCGTAACCTTTGTAAATTTATTGCCTATAAGGCAGGCAGAAGGTTCAATATGCTTCCTGGTCATTGTCCGGCTCGTTTCAGCATGAATCCAGGCTGGTGGCACTGA
- a CDS encoding sugar transferase, which produces MAPALSWNLRQRSSVIYKLLHILDCSLVCGYLWLLVFLYKVPWSRYYTWLELVVLVLSFICFQYLQMYRSWRGWRLYLEFFVILKAWAAVIGFLLFYFFILKVSEGYSRAVFLLWSLTTPFLIFLSHLIVRQLLRYYRTQGKNIRHAIIIGAGDLGLKMAQQLETIPWAGIEITGFFDDKLQDNSLKINDKPLLGRIDDVQEYLIHNDIDYIYIALPMRAELKIFWLLRECRDLGAQIFLVPDLYIFGLHHAEIQSVGDMLVLNFNPASGWKRTFDVIFSLCILLLSSPLMLIVMLFIKLDSKGPIFYRHRRITATGREFGCLKFRTMIVDADKKLHEILEKDPALAEEWSKNFKLKRDPRITRVGRFLRKTSLDEFPQFFNVLKGEMSVVGARPIVGRELKEYYKGNGEQSAGRYVSMKPGITGPWQVTDRSDVGNYKERVELDDWYVLNYSLVCDLKIIVKTVRCMFTGKGAY; this is translated from the coding sequence ATGGCCCCTGCTTTATCCTGGAATCTGCGCCAACGCAGCTCGGTTATTTATAAATTGCTCCATATCCTTGACTGCTCTTTGGTCTGTGGCTATCTATGGTTGCTCGTTTTCTTATATAAGGTTCCCTGGAGTCGCTATTATACGTGGTTGGAACTTGTTGTTCTCGTCCTCTCCTTTATTTGTTTTCAATATCTTCAGATGTACCGTTCCTGGCGAGGCTGGAGACTCTATCTTGAGTTTTTTGTTATCCTCAAAGCTTGGGCAGCTGTTATCGGTTTCTTACTTTTTTATTTCTTTATTCTAAAGGTGTCTGAGGGATATTCCAGAGCAGTTTTTCTCCTGTGGTCATTAACCACTCCTTTTTTGATTTTTCTCTCTCATCTTATTGTTCGTCAACTCTTGCGCTATTATCGAACGCAGGGGAAAAATATTCGTCATGCCATAATTATCGGTGCCGGTGATCTTGGATTGAAAATGGCCCAGCAGCTGGAGACAATCCCCTGGGCTGGTATTGAAATTACTGGTTTTTTTGACGATAAGCTCCAAGATAATTCTTTAAAAATTAACGACAAGCCACTGCTGGGCCGGATTGATGATGTCCAAGAATATCTTATTCACAATGATATTGACTATATTTATATAGCTCTCCCCATGCGGGCTGAACTGAAGATTTTTTGGCTTTTACGGGAATGCCGGGATCTTGGAGCCCAAATTTTTTTAGTACCTGATCTGTATATTTTCGGCTTGCATCATGCAGAAATTCAGTCAGTCGGAGACATGCTCGTTCTGAATTTTAATCCCGCTTCAGGATGGAAAAGAACTTTTGATGTCATCTTTTCATTGTGCATCCTCTTATTGAGCAGTCCTCTTATGCTCATAGTTATGTTATTTATTAAACTCGACAGCAAGGGACCAATTTTTTATCGACATCGACGTATCACGGCTACGGGGAGAGAATTTGGATGTCTGAAATTCCGAACCATGATCGTTGATGCAGATAAAAAGTTGCATGAAATTTTAGAAAAGGATCCGGCCCTTGCTGAAGAGTGGAGCAAAAATTTCAAGCTAAAACGTGATCCAAGGATTACGAGGGTAGGGCGCTTTCTTCGAAAAACCAGCCTGGATGAGTTTCCTCAATTTTTCAATGTGCTGAAAGGAGAAATGAGTGTGGTCGGGGCACGTCCTATTGTAGGTCGAGAATTAAAGGAATATTACAAAGGGAACGGTGAACAGAGTGCTGGCCGTTATGTTTCAATGAAACCGGGGATTACTGGACCTTGGCAGGTAACCGATCGAAGTGATGTAGGGAATTACAAAGAAAGGGTGGAGCTTGATGATTGGTATGTGCTTAATTATTCGCTTGTATGCGATCTGAAAATCATTGTCAAGACGGTGCGCTGTATGTTCACTGGTAAAGGGGCATATTAG
- a CDS encoding glycosyltransferase: protein MVKQIPLALFLRADTIKNHQIKKRRHLLIKIEYILEGLGVVGTNMYGVSQNLTDTVKGRHRILRPKSAGLLRNEIPFFPHFKKEAEKKQAPLRMACVGVLEKRKNQYFLLNIWRKMRDEKIYLYLYGTGPDENFLRNLVKKENISDRVLFKGWVPSEQIWPGIDLLLMPSLHEGAPNAVLEALATKTPVLASDIPEHKEILPQSSLLPLSDAEGWKEKLEAITDNPKSQLHQIIAEQKLADKHLQFDWDDKIVRCIVASPTDPA from the coding sequence TTGGTTAAACAAATCCCTCTCGCCCTCTTCCTCCGTGCAGATACGATTAAAAATCATCAAATTAAAAAAAGACGTCATTTGCTGATTAAAATTGAATATATTTTGGAAGGATTAGGCGTTGTCGGGACGAATATGTACGGTGTGTCGCAGAATCTGACAGATACAGTGAAAGGTCGGCATAGAATACTCAGACCAAAATCAGCAGGTTTGTTACGCAATGAAATTCCTTTTTTTCCTCACTTCAAGAAAGAAGCAGAAAAAAAACAAGCTCCATTGCGTATGGCGTGTGTCGGAGTACTGGAAAAACGGAAAAATCAGTATTTTCTTCTTAATATATGGAGAAAAATGAGAGATGAAAAAATTTATCTTTACCTTTACGGTACTGGTCCAGACGAAAATTTCCTGAGAAATTTGGTGAAAAAAGAAAATATCTCGGATCGAGTTCTGTTCAAAGGTTGGGTGCCGTCGGAACAAATCTGGCCCGGAATTGACCTGTTGCTCATGCCTTCCTTGCATGAAGGGGCTCCCAATGCAGTCTTGGAAGCCCTAGCAACAAAAACTCCGGTTCTTGCCAGTGATATTCCAGAACATAAGGAAATATTACCGCAATCCTCTTTGCTTCCCCTTTCTGATGCGGAGGGATGGAAAGAAAAATTAGAGGCAATCACTGATAATCCTAAAAGTCAACTGCACCAAATCATCGCAGAGCAAAAACTCGCAGATAAGCATTTACAATTTGACTGGGACGATAAAATTGTGCGTTGTATTGTAGCTTCTCCGACTGATCCAGCCTAA
- a CDS encoding arginyltransferase — translation MTVDELNKQKEDGVRDSLEQYFVDITSECPYGMPQHAVYHQAFFGSLPDSTMDFFFRNGYRRNGNCLYSMRCSGCQECIPIRLNPEAFSQNRNQKRVWAKNRDVSVGLAPLTMSAENLALLDRFLQNRFPDGRANAESYYSGFFITSMTKCFEIRYRVAEQLLGVAIVDCSDDWLNAVYFYFDPDQGNRSPGTLNILYLIEFCQRHGINHLYLGYWINKVKGMQYKTAFKPHELLVDDEWKSVPK, via the coding sequence ATGACGGTAGATGAGTTAAATAAACAGAAGGAAGATGGTGTCAGGGATTCGTTAGAGCAGTATTTCGTTGATATAACATCCGAATGCCCCTACGGGATGCCTCAGCATGCAGTCTATCATCAAGCGTTTTTTGGATCGCTACCTGATTCTACTATGGATTTTTTCTTTAGGAACGGGTATCGAAGGAATGGAAATTGCCTCTATTCCATGCGTTGTTCAGGCTGTCAAGAATGTATCCCCATTCGCTTAAATCCAGAAGCATTTTCTCAAAATCGAAACCAGAAGCGGGTATGGGCAAAAAATCGTGATGTCAGCGTGGGATTGGCACCATTGACAATGTCTGCTGAAAATCTTGCTTTGCTGGATCGTTTTCTCCAAAATCGTTTTCCAGACGGACGAGCCAATGCAGAAAGCTACTACAGTGGTTTTTTTATTACCTCAATGACTAAATGTTTTGAAATTCGCTATCGAGTGGCTGAGCAATTGCTAGGTGTGGCAATTGTTGACTGTTCCGATGACTGGCTCAATGCGGTCTATTTTTATTTTGATCCGGATCAGGGAAATCGAAGCCCGGGTACGCTTAATATTCTTTACCTGATAGAGTTCTGCCAGCGTCACGGAATCAATCATCTTTACCTGGGCTATTGGATTAATAAGGTCAAAGGAATGCAGTATAAGACAGCGTTTAAGCCTCATGAATTGCTTGTTGATGACGAGTGGAAAAGCGTGCCAAAATAG